The following is a genomic window from Vitis vinifera cultivar Pinot Noir 40024 chromosome 6, ASM3070453v1.
GAGCCAAGATAATCCTAAGGAACCCTTACAAAAATCCAAGAGTGAAAGAACACAACTGTTCAGTTCAGAGGTACTGATTTTCTTATGTGGGTCACTTGTTGCATCAACAATGACCAGCCATGGCTTGTTATAATTAATCCCAAGTGCTTTAGTCAGTGTTGCCTTGGGACTGTGTGAAGAACATGTTCAACAATGGTCTATAAAATTAGACACAAATCATAAAACTGAAGTTGTTGATGCTACAGTtaaggttttaaaaaagaatgtaTTGATATCAAAGAATATACATGGATGTAAAGACGAAGACATGAGCATTCCCATATCCTACATTGGATTACTGTCAAGACAAAGATTGACGgagagaagaggaaaaaatgATTTGGGTCTTTTGTCATACAGAATTAAGCAAAATGTGGGGGTTTGGAGGCCAGAGATGAGCCAGAGTGATGTGGCTGCTGTCATTCTTCATATAGTGGTTGATAGAAGAGTCTGAACGCTTCGATGACTTCAAGATACCACATTGACTCTCGATCTGGAAACGGGGAAAGATCAACAATCTTGTGTACCTAGAATTCAATTATATTAGAATCCAAGAAatgagaaggaagaagaagaaaaggtgGGTAGGTGGGGGTGGTTTACCTTAATCATGGGTGGTTCACCTGAACGGACGAAGTATCCTCCCACCACCATTACATACATGCCTACACACATTCAGATGTTACTTTATAGAGAAGAACATCGCAAGAGTAGGGTGCTAGAGAAGTGAAGAGGGGGTAGCAAACAACGCACCAATCTTCCAATTGCGGTGAAGGAAATCGCCGGAGAGGGAGAGATGGATGACGCCGGTGCCGTCGTCTAGAACGAAACGGCCTTGAGCGTCATCGGAGACGGAGACCAAAACGCCCTGTAACCAGGCGCGTTGGAAGAGGACGCCGCCGAGTGTGAAGGCGTTCTGCGACGTCGTTTCTTTAGCCTTTCTTAGCTGTCCGCACATCACCTTCAGCGCTGCTAGGCTGTAATCCATCTTCCCCTGTCTCTCTGTGATTCACACACTCTCATTTCTGATATTAATTTTGAGAGCCATCCTGCAATTCAAATTTAGGGATTCCCACGTCCCCCTATTTATTCCCttccattttctatttctaataATCCTAAGTCCCTAATTCTCTAAACTAAAGAACCCTAATTGCATGTTGCTATCACTTTTTTGCTAAGTTAACAtggttaataataaaaattaatagtttTTTAGTATCTTAGGTTGTTGGGTAGTTTTCggaaatagttttgaaaaacaatttttgagaatatttttcgAAAACTGTTGTCCgatattttgtaatataaaatcttatttagaaacctaaaatgtttttaacctattttttaatatttttaaatatatcttacaaattattattttttgtatagtgttttatttttaatcaatttatataattgttttttaaaataacctttaaaaaacaaataaaaataatataaaacaccATAAAACAACAATTAGAAGATggtctttgtttttttcattgtcAAACAATTCTTTCAAGTTTTTATTATGAAGAATAGAAaaccgttttaaaaaataattattaaacgaactcttaaattatttatctaCAACTAAAAAACGGGTAGAACaatacaaattttcaattttttatttatttttaatgataacatACATATATTGATGGGGCAAATATCATGTAATGATATTGGTCATCTAGATGAACTTTGTGGTAGAATCAAATCATAGAAGCAACTTTATTCATATTGCATAACACTTTGATAAATTCAAATACACCCaccatagaaaatataaattcaaatacaACCAAACTCCCAAGTATAGAAATGTTGTTAAGCCTAGGATTAGAATATGAGGGAGATGCCATCTTCCAGGAGATTATCAGCCAAGATTTTGTTAGCAGCCTCTGTGGGATGAAATCCATCCCAGAATACATACTCTGTTGCATTTGCACATGTTCCCACCGACTCGGCATTGCACAGAATTGATGTTTCTAGCAACCCTGTTCCACAACAAGCCTTCCTCGACTCAAAGAACCCTGTAAAAACAGAACTCAAATCTTAGGCCTAATTGGATTTGTTATCCTGTGCCCAGTAGGCAAAAGAAATCTGCACATACCATTATCAGTAGGCTTGGTGACAAGGTTGTAGAGAGGCTGGTAGATGTCAAAAACGAGGAGATTAAGTCCTGAAAGCTTATTTAGCAAGCTTTGAGAAGTGGCATTTAGCTTATTATTGAATGAAACTgcatctttgtttaatttggccACGCAGTCGTTGCTGTCAGTGCCAAATATTGTGATGGCTGCAGGCACGCATCCTAGAGGTGGCAGCGATGTAACTCCGATCTTCCTTGCTCCCAACCCATATAGTTCCtgtcatatattaaaataatacataGATTCACATGCATGCAAATACTTTGATTAGAACTCATTCCACATTGTAACAAAGGTGGATGTTACAAGGGAGAAGGACCTGAATGAAAATGGAATAGGAACGTATGAGAAGGTCTGAGAACTGATCAGGAGAATAGGCCTCATAGAGAAGAGGATTGATGTAATAGTTCTGAAGAAAATCACTGCTCCCACCACTGACGAGATAGACCGCACCAGAGATTATTGATGACGCATTGGACTTGCCTACAATCTTCGCAACTCTTTCCTGGTACTCCTTGAAGTACTCCAGCTGCTTACTCAGTGAGATAGCATTCTACAAACATCGAATTAGTTAATCCCAAACAAATCATCATATACATCATCTAACCTAATACTCCAGAGAAAGGGAAAGAGAGAGGTCTGTTCTCATTCTGTCTTACAGATAACTTTGCTGTGGTGTGGTAGTAACCAGAAGCAGCTGAGGCAAAGTTGGCACCAATCAAGAGATTGTTTCCTTTGGCTTCTTTGCTGAGATAAGCTGGTGGGTATGAAGTGAAGCCTATGTTCTCAGCTGTGAATGTTTTGGAACAGCAGAAACAAAGCCCCCATTAAatcaagaaagcaaaagagGGTGCATGAGGTTTTTGAGATGGAAGCAGTAGGTACCAGTGAAGTCTGAGGCTAGTTTTCCATTGCAGAACCTTCCAGTTGGTTTGTGAGAGATAAAATCTCTTCCATAAGGAGGGAAGTTGGCTTTTACGATGGTGTCGAGGTGATTGTTGTTGCCAGCATCAACAGCTGAGTCCCCAAATATGAACATTGCAGGAACCAGAGGCTGTCCTTTAGCCACAGACACCACCATAACAAGAAGCAGCCATGAAGCCCAGAAAGAACCTGGAAACCCCATATCTTTCTGCTGTTGTGAGCAATGAAACTTGCTAATAGGCAAAGAAAGAAGGTGATGAACTAGTAACAGGGGAAAGGGAGATTTAAAAGGGGTGTGCTTGAAAGCAGCTGTCAAGTTAGAGCTTTAAAATATCTGATCATTTCCAGCTGTGAGATACATGCAAAAAGAATAAGTCAACATCAAGTGGGTATTGAAATCTTTCATTTGTAGTCTGATCGAAACTCAAAAGTATTATGTTAATGGGCTTCTGATCAAAAGCAACCAAACCCCATATTTAAGTGAGTTTTTGGCTTTAGGGTAAGGTAGAGTTGTTTTTGGGCTGTGACGAACAAAGAGCATTTTTATTAATCAAGTTCAAACTTATGGATTTATTTTTGGGTCATGGGGTAGCCTGCTCTAACAAATCATCGAGCCATATAATTGATGGGCGCATTTGGCATCATATATTCACTTGAAACAAAGGATATATTTGAATCCACAATGCTACACTTCTGTATTTATAACTAGTCTTCCCAACAAGCTCTCAAATAAGAAACAATGTTCTTGTATATTGGAAGAAAAAGTTCAGATACTTCATAATAAAAGCTTCACTTATTTATGAAGTTTGCAAGAATTCTTGGATAACTCATTTGGAAagagtattattattattattatttgataataattcaaatGCTTTATTGTCACCAATATAGTAGCTTAAAGAGGCCCAATTTGCTGAATTTTGAAGGGCAATGGAAAACCAAACTTGTTCTGCAATATGCATAGACCAACAAGGTTGATCTATAAGGTAAAAGAATATGATCTTTTACCTAAAAACAGGGCTCTGCCAAGGGAGCACCAATATCATAGCAGAAAAATAAAGGTGGTGGTTCCAACCTAATTCAAGTGGCGTGCCTTATTCAACTGTAGTTTGAGCTGTTCTAGCTTCTAAGACACCCTCCCAAATCAGAGAGAAAGGGTCAACTGAATTCAATGAGACTGCAGCAGCTGCAAAACCCTGATCAGTTGTTACTGACCCTTTTCATGTGTTTTCTATAAAGTGCCCTTAATCTTACATGAGCAACCTACTAATCACCATCAAAAGCTAGCCCTTCTCTGAAGTAATTAAGACAATACATGCATCATGAGATTTGGTCTTTTGACTTGGAGGGCCcttaatctctctctctctctctctctaatggTGAAGATCTTGGGATGTGTTgggataattttattatatgtttccGGGTATGTATTCAATTTGGGCTTTGAACATATGGCATTCAAGCCTAGTTCTATACTAGTGGCCTAGCCAAACTCTATTAGCGATTATACCACCAGGGTGAGAAGGCTCAAGTTGTATTGAACTCATATCACCAGGGCAGGTAAATATCAAGAATTGTCAGCCATTTTTGAGAACAAGCCCAACTGCCTAAAAGCAAACTGGTTATTTGTGGAACATTGGGACAACCAGCCCTTATAGCCTAGGTTCACCAAGATTTTCCCTGAGGTAATGCTGTAAAGCGCCTCTGAATTCGAGTATTATTGGTTAGAGTTCTtgggaaaacaagaaaaaaaacaaaaaaaaaagctcatTATTTGATTACAGACACTCAGAAAATTGCTATTTTGAGAAGAGAAGCGGATGGCCTAATTGATATCTACTCTTGAGTCTTCTTCTTAAGCCAATGTAGCAATGTAGCCATGAATGATCTTCAATGATCAACCTACTAATTAGCTCATATCCTTCACTCCAGCGATGTCGCCTTTCACAAGCAAGGCTGTCTCATAAGCACCAGCAGCCTCCTTTGATGGTGATCATGACAGTTAATTATCCTGGTCGTCAAGCTCTCCAACATTATCACAACAATGTACTCACAGCCGAAGATTTATTCTGTCCGACATTCTCATTATGTCGGAATAAATCCTATCACCTCCCATCTCTACACCGGTGGCACCAGCTGCAACGCGCAATACATCCTCAATCAACGCAACATTTCCCATGATGTCAACATGAGCTCCACTCTCTACTCCCCTCCCCTCAAACAGAGATGCTGGTGGCTTGTGCCTGTACTCCCTTACATATGTAGCAATGCCAGATGGGTTGAACCGGGTTCTTCCTTTCCACCCTTTGGCACACATGAACCCAGCACTCAGCACTGGAACACTCTCATCGCCATCTACAAAATATACCCCACCCTTCAAGCAGCCACCATCACTTCCTTCTGCTGAGCTATCAATCCGAAAAGGAATGCTCTTGCACCTATCAGTTGGTGAAAGCTTGTACACATATGATCTTTCGGTGGGAAGTCCAACACCGTATAAACAGTAAATTTCCATATCTGGGGCATCAGGCAACCTGAAACACATATCAGTATCTGAGTATCACCCTAAAATGTTTCAACTATATGTGCCTGTTTATATGCAACTTCTTCCGAAGTTAGGTGTGGATACTCACTTGGTCTCCAGTGGATTGGACCAGTACTTATAATGGGCATATTTAGGATCATCTAAATTATCAGCTATTCCATGAGAAAACTGAGCCTCAGCACGTTGCATCATCTTCGGAGCTACAAAGCGAAGTAAATCAAGGAAAGTTCTAGCTGTGTAAGCTTTGTTTTCTGCAATTTTCCGGATGCCATCCCTGCTCATCTCATCATATTCAGTCCAAACCTCGCTGCATAATGAGTTGAATTTCGTGGGATTACTTGTGCGCAAAAAATCCTGCCAAGGAAAAATTAGGTCCTCCCCTATAAAAGCAACACAAAGAACCTAACTCAAACTTTTACTAAAATGGAATATTGGAAACATTACCAAGTATGGATTATTGACGATCAATACAAATGGAAATGCATGGGTTTAATAATTTCAAGCAATGTTTCTCTTCAAGTGGTTCCTACAAGAAGCAAGTTTAACCTGTTTCCTTGGAGAAGATTCCTTGTTCAAGGAAGACACAATGGGATTGGGTGATATCTCAAGCAAATTAAAAAGCAATCAATTTTTACAAAGCATTCTATTAGGGTTTTATTGTAAGAAAATTGATATGATATACATTGTTGGTTGATTACTGATTAACTCAAACTTTTAAATCAATTGGTAGCTtgatatggtatcagagctttgtTTGATGAGAGGTTATGAGTTCAAACCTTGCTACTAGAGGGGTGTTAGGACTTTAGCATAAGAAAGTTGGTGTGATTGATACACGTTATCAGCTCACTACCTAATCACTTAGGTTTTTATATCAATTGGTAGCTTAACATGTTCGAACAACTAGATGGCACAACAAGGTCAATTATAGATATCCTAAAAATCTGAAATTTAGACAAGTTCAAGAAATGCATACAGATCCATTTAGACACTTAAACATACAATGGATTCATTCAAAATAATCCACTTCAATATCATTTAATGCTAAAAATACAATGAAATCTTTCAAATCCCACTTAAACATTATCTACCAATTCAATTTCCATGGGACACCCCAATATCCCACAAATAACTAGacacttaaaaattttgatattctACCAAAAATAAATGGAAAGCATCTTGGTTTCTCAGAGAATAGGTGGAATCAAGCTCGCTATGTAACAAGAtgataaaataatgaaagaCAAAGTTTAGTCATTAGTTGGAGAGTTTTACTAGTATACACATCATACGATAAGTTTAGTCCTTTTGCACCAAGAACAAtggaaatgaagaagagaaaatagtACCTTGGAACCAAGATTGGGGAGCTGGGAAGAAGGTAACTGTGATGTTGCTTTTCCAAAAGAGATTATCCTTCCATACCTCACAGACTCTTTTATTTGAAACTCCATCTTTCCATCACTGTTGGTATCATTACTGTCAAGTAAGGATGGTTGTGCATATCTTTTCTTGGCCAAATCGCAATTATACCCTTCTTCTGGAGACCAATCCAAGTTTCCCCAGATGGTCTCTCCTCCTTTTGGGATCAGGGAAATGATGGAATCCCAAGTTCGGCAGACCCGCATGACATGCTCAAGGGTCTGAAGCCCAAGAATCTCAGAATCTAGAACACCAGGATCCATGGATCTGCGAGGACCAAACAAGAGAGTCAAATCCATTATGTAATCTTGTGTGGTGTTTGAACATCAAATGAAAATGTAATAGGTCCTCTATCATCTATACAGCATTTGAAGTGAGTCTAGTTGCTTTACATATCATTTGAAGTTCATCTATTACTAATCACTTCACATAATTCGAACAATCTATGCCATTTTGGTGTCAACTGATTATTCAGCCATTTTCCACTTGAGAGGGTCTTTCCTACTTTCAAATgctatggaaaaaaaaacagaatcatTTCACTTCCACCATGTAGAGTCCATTTGTCTCCTTAAGCTATAGAACATAATTCATACTTCTTTCAAAATGATATTTAACACAACTAAAAAACAAACTAATAGGAAATTTCTCTGCAGAAGAAAAGAGTCTTCAAATCCATCCAATTTGATTTTCATTACCAGAAAGCCAGTTCCACAGAAGGAAAAGATTCCAAAGACTAACCTCACAAAAGCAACGTCTTTGGCCTCGGCAGAGAATATATTACTGACAGCCTTTGGAACACCAAGAAATGCTGGGCCAATGTTCATGATCGCTTTGATGTGCTTGGCACACCAACCCGTTCCGCCACCACCTCCCATAGGAGGAGGGGATTCAACCcattttaagaagtggaagaaaTAGATAACTCCCATTGAATGAGGCACCACCACCACTTTCTTATTTCCATTGGTTACAAACATAAGCTCAATTTTACTCTTCAACCTACTAAGAGCTTGGTCCCGGATCTGCTTGTTCCCAATTAGAAAATAGATTAGAGGAAACACAATTCGGTTCTATCTGTTTGTCCTTACTAATGCAgtgaatttgaaagaaaaaacagtaTAGGAGTTCAGGAAAAGGAGAAAAGAGTGTGCTGTTATAACACATGGAAATGAAATGATTTCATCATGTTTCTGATAGCATCAAAAAAgcatatatttcaaaatttactaTGATCCTACTACAAAAAATCATACTAAAAAAATCATGTCccatattttctataaaaaacaaaaagggttTGTCATGATTTTGTCTAAATGATTCAAAACAAGGCACAAAGTTTTCAGTTCCATGTGCTGTTCAAACACTCTACCTTGGTTTACCTTAATAATGTTATCCAAAAATTAAGGCTTATAAATAATCAAACATGCTTCAAGGTCATTGATGCTACAACATCGAATTCTTAGTAACAAAGCAGAATGTATGTTTAGGTTGGTGGAATGCTATGGCTGAGGAGATAATCAGAGAAGTAATCTTGAAACCTCTGTATTCTGGAAAGAGAGTCTCCAATCATAAGCAGCCATATACAAATTCTTCCCCTCATAACCAATTCGTGCCAAATTCTCGATAAGTACAGCCCAGACAAAGTACCCAGGAGCAAAATAGTCAGCCGCAACCAGCCCTGGAACTGCTCGGACACGAATGCCTGGTGGGTCAAGCCCTGTTTGGTTGTGCAGGGTCAGATGCTCTAACCAGCACAAAGGCCTAAAATTCCAGCACAATTCCCGTATGAGTTCATAATTCCAATCCAAATTTACACCTCTTAAATGGAAAACACTAACATGTGAAAAACTAAAGGAAGACTTAACTTTTGTTGTCCAAATAATAGTGTGGAATCTGTCATCACTAAATTAATGTTTTCTGAAAGGAAAAGGATATGTGAAAACGAAGAAGttcttgattttgattcttGGGGAATCTTTTTCAATCAAAAGATTCTATGTCATGTTTCTGCTAGAAGAACCATTGCAGAGAGTGTTGAGTTTATGTAACGCTACTCCAAAAGGGAAAATGCTTTCATACCACTAAACGTATCTCAGAAAATGGTTCTTCAAAACATAGATTTATTTATGGCAGGTAAACATGgagaaatgataaatatttatacCATATCCGTATTGGAAAAGCAATCCGAGGGATTCAATTATGATTGTATATCACCACTCTTCTAAAATCTAATCACATGCTCTTAAATCCGAACAGAATTCTCAAATGGGTTTATGATTTCAATTCAAATAACTTACAAAATTGAAAGAACGGTGTAAGCAATGATCCAATTGAAGGTTACCTCTTGAATATTTCAGTGAAGCTGCCACCCCAAAGTCGCTTCCGGAATAGGCCCTCAGAACAAGGTCGACCTTCCCAAAGCTCTAAGCCACCGGTGACAATGCCGGGCACCAAAACAACCGGGTGAAGGGCGGTTAAGCCCTCGCGCCTAAGCCGCGCACCGGGGGCTTCCGGGACCTGAAAGCCAGGCAGAGCAGCTGGCAAACAGTGGTACAGAAACAAGAGAAGCCACCAGGCAGTGCACACGTATCCAACTGTCAAGCAACAGTAATCCATACACCTCCATTCTCTTGGCTGCCTCTTGCTGCTTTTCTTCTTCTGCTTCTCCCCAACAGTACTCTCAACAGCCTTCACTGCACCCCGATCATCTTTCTTCTCAATCTTTGGGGTCTCAAATGATTCAAACCCCAGTGACGAACACTTCACGGGCTCCACATAGCATAGCTTTCGAAATCGGAGAATTGAAGCCATTATAGACCCAGCCACTCAAAATCtatcaaaagaaagaagaagaagaagaagaacccaTGAAGGAAAATGAGGGATTGAGAGATGGAGAGCAATGGCAGTGGATTATACTGCCAAAAACACGAGGTATGGGCTGGGTACCCGTTACAAAAAGGAGGAACACGTGGTGAAGAGGAAGATATGGGTTCTGTGAGATTGCACCAGGAGCGAACACATGAtgaagaaaaggagaagaaattgaaCTTCTTCTACAGCCAGCATAGCTGTAGAGTGTGTAAGTAGTGTGTGAGTGGGGCTTTGGATCTCTACCTGCTGTGGGTATGAAACAAGGGGCAGACTCCAAAGCTAAGGTTTACGGTTGCACACCACGACACTTGTCCTTTTGTTTACATGCAAGACTTGATCACTTGTCACCATAGCCTTGCAGACGTGTCTAAAATATGCTTTATATAGGGGACTGGTGCCTTTCACTCTCACGTGCGTGTCGCTTTTACTCCCTTTATCTTCCTTTCGTCTGAGACCGAGAAAAGAGGATCAGAGTCCAGAAAATTGCAAACCCTTTGTGGAGTTTTGTCTGAAATGATAAAGTCCCGAGGAatggagaaagaaaaaggggtGTATGGCATGGTTAAGGGAGAGAAAGGGACATGGAGGATCCAAAGTGGGGCTCAGCCAGCTAGTGGTGGTCTGCAGCCCCCCAATCATCGGAAATTTTGCACACACTACGAAAAACACAGATACCCAAATTGCATACGACTCTCTCTGGTGGTAGCTAGTTGgagtggtggtggtggcggtggACCTGATTGGAAACTGAGaatttgagagagaaaaaaaggaagaaagtgagtgagagagagagagagagagaggaggaggaggaggaggaggcaCAATGTTTAAGGAGATGGGGGTGTTGATGGG
Proteins encoded in this region:
- the LOC100265374 gene encoding uncharacterized protein LOC100265374 isoform X1 produces the protein MDYSLAALKVMCGQLRKAKETTSQNAFTLGGVLFQRAWLQGVLVSVSDDAQGRFVLDDGTGVIHLSLSGDFLHRNWKIGMYVMVVGGYFVRSGEPPMIKIESQCGILKSSKRSDSSINHYMKNDSSHITLAHLWPPNPHILLNSV
- the LOC100250001 gene encoding GDSL esterase/lipase At5g22810 — translated: MGFPGSFWASWLLLVMVVSVAKGQPLVPAMFIFGDSAVDAGNNNHLDTIVKANFPPYGRDFISHKPTGRFCNGKLASDFTAENIGFTSYPPAYLSKEAKGNNLLIGANFASAASGYYHTTAKLSNAISLSKQLEYFKEYQERVAKIVGKSNASSIISGAVYLVSGGSSDFLQNYYINPLLYEAYSPDQFSDLLIRSYSIFIQELYGLGARKIGVTSLPPLGCVPAAITIFGTDSNDCVAKLNKDAVSFNNKLNATSQSLLNKLSGLNLLVFDIYQPLYNLVTKPTDNGFFESRKACCGTGLLETSILCNAESVGTCANATEYVFWDGFHPTEAANKILADNLLEDGISLIF
- the LOC100265374 gene encoding uncharacterized protein LOC100265374 isoform X2; translated protein: MDYSLAALKVMCGQLRKAKETTSQNAFTLGGVLFQRAWLQGVLVSVSDDAQGRFVLDDGTGVIHLSLSGDFLHRNWKIGMYVMVVGGYFVRSGEPPMIKVHKIVDLSPFPDRESMWYLEVIEAFRLFYQPLYEE
- the LOC100243077 gene encoding putative phospholipid:diacylglycerol acyltransferase 2: MASILRFRKLCYVEPVKCSSLGFESFETPKIEKKDDRGAVKAVESTVGEKQKKKSSKRQPREWRCMDYCCLTVGYVCTAWWLLLFLYHCLPAALPGFQVPEAPGARLRREGLTALHPVVLVPGIVTGGLELWEGRPCSEGLFRKRLWGGSFTEIFKRPLCWLEHLTLHNQTGLDPPGIRVRAVPGLVAADYFAPGYFVWAVLIENLARIGYEGKNLYMAAYDWRLSFQNTEIRDQALSRLKSKIELMFVTNGNKKVVVVPHSMGVIYFFHFLKWVESPPPMGGGGGTGWCAKHIKAIMNIGPAFLGVPKAVSNIFSAEAKDVAFVRSMDPGVLDSEILGLQTLEHVMRVCRTWDSIISLIPKGGETIWGNLDWSPEEGYNCDLAKKRYAQPSLLDSNDTNSDGKMEFQIKESVRYGRIISFGKATSQLPSSQLPNLGSKDFLRTSNPTKFNSLCSEVWTEYDEMSRDGIRKIAENKAYTARTFLDLLRFVAPKMMQRAEAQFSHGIADNLDDPKYAHYKYWSNPLETKLPDAPDMEIYCLYGVGLPTERSYVYKLSPTDRCKSIPFRIDSSAEGSDGGCLKGGVYFVDGDESVPVLSAGFMCAKGWKGRTRFNPSGIATYVREYRHKPPASLFEGRGVESGAHVDIMGNVALIEDVLRVAAGATGVEMGGDRIYSDIMRMSDRINLRL